Proteins encoded by one window of Macaca mulatta isolate MMU2019108-1 chromosome 10, T2T-MMU8v2.0, whole genome shotgun sequence:
- the UBE2C gene encoding ubiquitin-conjugating enzyme E2 C isoform X3 — protein MASQNRDPAATSVTAARKGAEPSGGAARGPVGKRLQQELMTLMMSGDKGISAFPESDNLFKWVGTIHGAAGTAVGSIRTSSTACLLSAPRETRGSSTPLVWGLGWDRRLLLELTLRLFLQMPEPNIDSPLNTHAAELWKNPTAFKKYLQETYSKQVTSQEP, from the exons ATGGCTTCCCAAAACCGCGACCCGGCAGCCACTAGCGTCACCGCCGCCCGTAAAGGAGCCGAGCCGAGCGGGGGCGCCGCCCGGGGTCCCGTGGGCAAAAG GCTACAGCAGGAGCTGATGACCCTCATG ATGTCTGGCGATAAAGGGATTTCTGCCTTCCCTGAATCAGACAACCTTTTCAAATGGGTAGGGACCATCCATGGAGCAGCTGGAACA GCAGTGGGGAGCATCAGAACCAGCTCAACAGCGTGTCTACTGTCTGCTCCCAGAGAAACTCGGGGTTCTAGCACGCCCCTTGTGTGGGGCTTGGGTTGGGATAGGAGGCTGCTGCTGGAGCTTACTCTGCGTCTATTTCTCCAAATGCCAG AACCCAACATTGATAGTCCCTTGAACACTCATGCTGCCGAGCTCTGGAAAAACCCCACAG CTTTTAAGAAGTACCTGCAAGAAACCTACTCAAAGCAGGTCACCAGCCAGGAGCCCTGA
- the UBE2C gene encoding ubiquitin-conjugating enzyme E2 C isoform X2, protein MASQNRDPAATSVTAARKGAEPSGGAARGPVGKRLQQELMTLMMSGDKGISAFPESDNLFKWVGTIHGAAGTVYEDLRYKLSLEFPSGYPYNAPTVKFLTPCYHPNVDTQGNICLDILKDKWSALYDVRTILLSIQSLLGEPNIDSPLNTHAAELWKNPTAFKKYLQETYSKQVTSQEP, encoded by the exons ATGGCTTCCCAAAACCGCGACCCGGCAGCCACTAGCGTCACCGCCGCCCGTAAAGGAGCCGAGCCGAGCGGGGGCGCCGCCCGGGGTCCCGTGGGCAAAAG GCTACAGCAGGAGCTGATGACCCTCATG ATGTCTGGCGATAAAGGGATTTCTGCCTTCCCTGAATCAGACAACCTTTTCAAATGGGTAGGGACCATCCATGGAGCAGCTGGAACA GTATATGAAGACCTGAGGTATAAGCTCTCACTAGAATTCCCCAGTGGCTACCCTTACAATGCGCCCACGGTGAAATTCCTCACACCCTGCTACCACCCCAATGTGGACACCCAGGGTAACATATGCCTGGACATCCTGAAGGACAAGTGGTCTGCCCTATATGACGTCAGGACCATTCTGCTCTCCATCCAGAGCCTTCTAGGAG AACCCAACATTGATAGTCCCTTGAACACTCATGCTGCCGAGCTCTGGAAAAACCCCACAG CTTTTAAGAAGTACCTGCAAGAAACCTACTCAAAGCAGGTCACCAGCCAGGAGCCCTGA
- the UBE2C gene encoding ubiquitin-conjugating enzyme E2 C isoform X1: MTLMMSGDKGISAFPESDNLFKWVGTIHGAAGTVYEDLRYKLSLEFPSGYPYNAPTVKFLTPCYHPNVDTQGNICLDILKDKWSALYDVRTILLSIQSLLGEPNIDSPLNTHAAELWKNPTAFKKYLQETYSKQVTSQEP; this comes from the exons ATGACCCTCATG ATGTCTGGCGATAAAGGGATTTCTGCCTTCCCTGAATCAGACAACCTTTTCAAATGGGTAGGGACCATCCATGGAGCAGCTGGAACA GTATATGAAGACCTGAGGTATAAGCTCTCACTAGAATTCCCCAGTGGCTACCCTTACAATGCGCCCACGGTGAAATTCCTCACACCCTGCTACCACCCCAATGTGGACACCCAGGGTAACATATGCCTGGACATCCTGAAGGACAAGTGGTCTGCCCTATATGACGTCAGGACCATTCTGCTCTCCATCCAGAGCCTTCTAGGAG AACCCAACATTGATAGTCCCTTGAACACTCATGCTGCCGAGCTCTGGAAAAACCCCACAG CTTTTAAGAAGTACCTGCAAGAAACCTACTCAAAGCAGGTCACCAGCCAGGAGCCCTGA
- the TNNC2 gene encoding troponin C, skeletal muscle: MTDQQAEARSYLSEEMIAEFKAAFDMFDADGGGDISVKELGTVMRMLGQTPTKEELDAIIEEVDEDGSGTIDFEEFLVMMVRQMKEDAKGKSEEELAECFRIFDRNADGYIDPEELAEIFRASGEHVTDEEIESLMKDGDKNNDGRIDFDEFLKMMEGVQ, translated from the exons ATG ACGGACCAGCAGGCTGAGGCCAGGTCCTACCTCAGCGAGGAGATGATCGCTG AGTTCAAGGCTGCCTTTGACATGTTTGATGCTGATGGTGGTGGGGACATCAGCGTCAAGGAGTTGGGCACGGTGATGAGGATGCTGGGCCAGACACCCACCAAGGAGGAGCTGGACGCCATCATCGAGGAGGTGGATGAGGACG GCAGCGGCACCATCGACTTCGAGGAGTTCTTGGTCATGATGGTGCGCCAGATGAAAGAGGACGCGAAGGGGAAGAGCGAGGAGGAGCTGGCCGAGTGCTTCCGCATCTTCGACAG GAATGCAGATGGCTACATCGACCCGGAGGAGCTGGCTGAGATTTTCAGGGCCTCTGGGGAGCACGTGACGGACGAGGAGATCGAATCTCTGATGAAAGACGGAGACAAGAACAATGACGGCCGCATTGACTTCGACG AGTTCCTGAAGATGATGGAGGGCGTGCAGTAA